A stretch of the Papaver somniferum cultivar HN1 chromosome 6, ASM357369v1, whole genome shotgun sequence genome encodes the following:
- the LOC113286238 gene encoding cell number regulator 1-like, whose amino-acid sequence MLLQVVRFILCQAKLALAKGGTSSSLQDSNPRPVPPQGVLISSTQQYYPPFNASSNMMHVQGHAATSLRRWSTGLCHCFDDPGNCLVTCFCPCITFGQIAEIANKGSSSCVTYGAAYALLALIGMPCLYSCCYRSELRAQYDLEEAPCVDCLVHFFCEFCALCQEHRELRNHGFDMGIGWQANMDRRSRGVTTAPVVIGGMMR is encoded by the exons ATGTTATTGCAAGTGGTAAGGTTTATCCTTTGTCAAGCAAAGCTAGCTTTAGCCAAAGGAGGTACATCCTCATCGTTACAAG ATTCAAATCCGCGTCCAGTGCCACCTCAAGGAGTCTTAATTAGCTCTACGCAACAGTACTACCCGCCGTTTAACGCATCATCTAATATGATGCACGTTCAAGGTCATGCTGCTACTAGTTTACGACGATGGTCTACTGGCCTTTGCCATTGTTTTGATGATCCTGGAAACT GTCTGGTGACTTGCTTTTGTCCTTGCATCACGTTTGGGCAGATAGCAGAAATAGCGAATAAAGGTTCCTCAA GTTGTGTGACATATGGTGCAGCATATGCACTTTTAGCGTTGATAGGGATGCCTTGCTTGTATTCATGTTGTTACAGATCTGAGTTGAGGGCTCAATATGATTTAGAAGAGGCTCCTTGTGTGGATTGTTTAGTCCACTTCTTTTGCGAATTTTGTGCTCTATGTCAGGAACACAGAGAGCTCAGAAACCATGGCTTCGACATGGGAATAG GCTGGCAAGCGAACATGGATAGAAGAAGTCGTGGAGTTACAACTGCTCCAGTCGTGATTGGAGGTATGATGAGATGA